The following proteins are co-located in the Rippkaea orientalis PCC 8801 genome:
- a CDS encoding DUF2808 domain-containing protein: MRLLTGRGVEIIKFDLEETMAFEGEPINRGQSLTISRTKQNLDNNEISIILDPLLPPGTTFTIALKPKQNPQEPGIYHFTINAYPQGENPQGLYLGFGRLPFYHQGDRFP, encoded by the coding sequence ATTAGACTTTTAACGGGTAGGGGCGTAGAAATTATTAAGTTTGATCTAGAGGAAACTATGGCGTTTGAAGGAGAACCGATTAACCGAGGTCAGTCTTTAACCATTAGTCGAACCAAACAGAATTTAGATAACAACGAGATTAGTATTATTTTAGACCCTCTGTTGCCACCAGGAACCACCTTTACCATCGCCCTTAAACCGAAACAAAATCCTCAAGAACCAGGGATTTATCACTTTACTATTAATGCCTATCCCCAAGGAGAAAACCCCCAAGGGTTGTATCTGGGTTTCGGAAGATTACCGTTTTATCACCAGGGCGATCGCTTTCCCTAG
- a CDS encoding vWA domain-containing protein, with translation MKVNLETSLSDSHVDVNQSSSQRQLAISLWATGEDSDRTLPINLGLILDRSGSMRAQAMETVKEAANYLVDGLGPDDRLSVITFNHHAEVILPNQSVEDLQGVKNKINRLTASGGTCIDEGMKLGIKEAALGKENRVSQIFLLTDGENEHGDNERCLKLAKVAAEYNITLNTLGFGSNWNQDILEQIADSAGGMLCYIEHPEQALTEFSRLFTRAQSVGLTNAHLILELIPEIRLAQLKPIAQVEPETIELTAQPEGNSYIVRLGDLMKDISRVVLVNLYLSQISPGKHTIGTIQVRYDDPSLSKTGLLSEKIPVMIEGQPSYQPLVDEKVHRSILTLAKYRQTQLAESKLNEGDRAAAATLLQTAAKTALQLGDQQAARILRENATTLQAGEELTEEQRKKTRIVSKTILQPPSQNF, from the coding sequence ATGAAAGTCAATCTAGAAACCTCCCTGAGTGATTCTCATGTTGACGTTAACCAGTCGAGTAGTCAACGACAATTAGCCATTTCCCTATGGGCAACTGGAGAAGACAGCGATCGCACTCTTCCGATAAACCTCGGCTTAATTCTTGATCGCAGTGGTTCCATGCGAGCCCAGGCTATGGAGACGGTGAAAGAGGCTGCTAACTATCTAGTTGATGGACTCGGACCCGATGATCGTCTGAGTGTCATTACCTTTAACCATCATGCAGAGGTGATTCTTCCAAACCAGTCTGTTGAAGATCTTCAAGGGGTTAAAAACAAGATCAACCGACTGACAGCTTCTGGGGGAACTTGTATTGATGAAGGAATGAAGCTAGGGATCAAAGAAGCAGCGTTAGGCAAAGAAAACCGCGTTTCTCAAATCTTTTTGCTCACGGATGGGGAAAATGAACACGGAGACAATGAACGCTGTCTGAAATTAGCAAAAGTTGCCGCAGAGTATAATATTACCTTGAATACCTTGGGATTTGGATCTAATTGGAACCAGGATATCCTCGAACAAATAGCAGACTCTGCGGGAGGAATGCTTTGTTATATCGAACACCCCGAACAAGCATTAACGGAGTTTAGTCGCTTGTTTACTAGGGCTCAGTCGGTGGGGTTAACCAATGCTCATCTTATCTTAGAATTAATCCCTGAAATCCGTTTAGCGCAATTGAAACCCATTGCTCAAGTAGAGCCCGAAACGATTGAATTGACGGCACAACCCGAAGGAAATAGCTATATCGTCCGTTTAGGGGACTTAATGAAGGATATCTCCCGGGTTGTCTTGGTTAACCTCTATTTAAGTCAAATATCCCCTGGAAAACACACCATTGGTACGATTCAAGTTCGCTACGATGATCCGTCTTTATCGAAAACGGGTTTATTGTCTGAAAAAATACCTGTTATGATCGAAGGACAACCGAGTTATCAACCGCTAGTCGATGAAAAAGTACACCGTTCTATTCTCACCTTAGCGAAATACCGTCAAACCCAGTTAGCTGAAAGTAAACTCAATGAGGGCGATCGCGCAGCAGCAGCCACGTTACTACAAACGGCAGCCAAAACGGCGTTACAGTTGGGGGATCAACAGGCTGCTAGGATTTTACGAGAGAATGCGACTACGTTACAAGCGGGGGAAGAACTCACCGAAGAACAACGCAAGAAAACTCGTATTGTTTCTAAAACTATTCTACAACCACCGAGTCAGAACTTCTAA
- a CDS encoding permease translates to MSQLSYALTLFLSHVIQSLPFLLLGIIVSSGLLAFVDEHQLVAKFPRNRILGAIVGSSLGMILPVGQYGNVAVTRRLLLQGVSLPVAISFLIASPTINPFVIAMSWTILGDHPRLLFLRILGAWIIGITIGLIFSAYPNKPPKQREDLSNIAFYSSLLHSGTVLQACEIPQPLHRAGNLIYEYQSSAILLKGWPRRLSLFADNLMREFLELGSILVLGTAIATIIQVFLPQGQLLQWAQTPVTQVLVMSLFACVLSLGSLWTPYFITPLMSTFLYGSNLAFLLLSSVVDLKSIALLLITLRPKVAIYLLILTTQLILLLCLALNFYFT, encoded by the coding sequence ATGAGCCAACTCAGTTACGCCTTAACCTTGTTTCTTAGTCATGTCATTCAATCATTGCCCTTCCTCTTATTAGGAATTATCGTCTCTAGTGGGTTATTGGCTTTTGTCGATGAGCATCAATTAGTCGCTAAATTTCCTCGTAATCGGATTTTAGGGGCAATTGTTGGCAGTAGTTTAGGCATGATTCTTCCGGTAGGACAATACGGCAATGTTGCCGTTACGCGACGGTTACTCCTTCAAGGAGTTTCTCTTCCTGTGGCCATCAGTTTTTTAATTGCCTCCCCTACCATTAATCCCTTTGTGATCGCCATGAGTTGGACAATCCTCGGAGATCATCCCAGATTACTATTCTTACGCATTTTAGGAGCTTGGATTATTGGCATTACCATCGGTTTAATTTTTAGTGCCTATCCCAATAAACCCCCAAAACAAAGAGAAGATTTATCTAATATTGCTTTTTATTCGAGTTTGTTGCATTCAGGAACCGTCTTACAAGCTTGTGAAATTCCTCAACCTCTCCATCGCGCCGGTAACTTGATCTACGAATATCAGTCTAGCGCGATTCTGCTCAAAGGCTGGCCTCGACGACTCTCTCTATTTGCAGATAATCTGATGCGAGAGTTTCTGGAATTGGGGAGTATTTTAGTCCTAGGAACAGCGATCGCTACAATTATTCAAGTCTTTTTACCCCAAGGACAACTTCTCCAATGGGCACAAACTCCTGTCACACAAGTTCTCGTCATGTCCCTGTTTGCTTGTGTCTTGTCCCTCGGTTCTCTTTGGACTCCCTATTTTATTACTCCCCTAATGTCAACGTTTCTCTATGGCTCTAATTTAGCCTTTCTTTTGTTGAGTTCTGTGGTTGATCTCAAAAGTATCGCCCTCCTTTTGATTACCCTACGTCCTAAAGTGGCTATTTATTTGCTAATTTTAACCACTCAATTGATCCTTTTACTGTGTTTAGCACTGAATTTTTACTTCACTTAA
- a CDS encoding phosphoadenylyl-sulfate reductase yields the protein MPHLNLINSQVNGAQAGSHQVSETLHTSKPDLDLEEINQTLTNANAQQVVEWAAQTFGDGLVMSTSFGIQAAVMLHLVTQVIPDIPVIWVDTGYLPAETYRFADELTQRLQLNLKVYQSPLTPARMEALYGKLWDKKDVESLNQYDKIRKVEPMQRALRELKATAWLAGLRKDQTDHRKSLSKLAQQGNFYKVHPILTWSSRDIYHYLTAHDLPYHPYFDKGYVSVGDWHSSRPMMAGDESERDSRFHGLKQECGLHLPLSPEAAQSLDSSTL from the coding sequence ATGCCCCATCTTAACCTGATCAACTCTCAAGTCAATGGTGCTCAAGCTGGATCTCATCAGGTTTCTGAGACTCTCCACACTTCCAAACCGGATCTAGATTTAGAAGAAATCAACCAAACTCTAACCAATGCTAACGCTCAACAAGTGGTTGAATGGGCGGCGCAAACCTTTGGGGACGGGTTAGTCATGAGTACCAGTTTTGGTATACAAGCGGCGGTGATGCTTCATTTAGTTACCCAAGTGATCCCCGATATTCCGGTTATTTGGGTAGATACAGGCTATCTTCCGGCGGAAACCTATCGCTTTGCTGACGAATTAACCCAACGCTTACAGTTAAATTTAAAAGTCTATCAATCTCCCCTAACACCAGCCCGCATGGAAGCCCTTTATGGTAAGCTGTGGGATAAAAAAGATGTAGAGTCCCTTAACCAATATGATAAAATCCGTAAAGTAGAACCCATGCAAAGGGCGTTGCGGGAATTGAAAGCCACAGCTTGGTTAGCCGGGTTACGCAAGGATCAAACCGATCACCGCAAATCTTTGTCAAAACTAGCGCAACAAGGCAATTTTTATAAAGTTCACCCCATTTTAACCTGGAGTTCCCGCGATATTTATCACTATTTAACGGCTCATGATTTGCCCTATCATCCCTATTTTGATAAAGGTTATGTATCGGTGGGAGATTGGCATTCAAGTCGTCCCATGATGGCAGGGGATGAAAGCGAACGGGATAGTCGTTTTCATGGACTCAAACAAGAGTGTGGCTTACATTTACCCCTCAGTCCAGAGGCTGCCCAAAGTTTAGATTCAAGTACCTTGTAA